From the Primulina tabacum isolate GXHZ01 chromosome 15, ASM2559414v2, whole genome shotgun sequence genome, one window contains:
- the LOC142528001 gene encoding root phototropism protein 3-like has translation MWDAEAEFEPDRDHLNEVLSTSNTGVKIDGFVQKGQSWYVATDIPSDLFVQIGDISFHLHKYPFITRSGTMNRIIYKSCGETMNKMVLDDIPGGPESFELAAKFCYGIAVDLTANNISSLRCAAEYLEMTEDLEEGNLIFKTEAFLNYVVLSSWRDSIIVLKNCEILSPWAGNLQIVRRCSESIAWKACANPKGVKWQYTGKHPRSVSSPRWNSSPSRNTQVPPDWWIEDVSILRIDHFVRVINAIKVKGMRHELIGAAIMQYSAKWLPCTIQENPISRSGGNGNSSNWKDGLLHMIVSGSKDSIAPSQAKDQRMILESLTSIIPPQRDSVSCSFLLRMLQLANMSNMAPALVTELEKRVGMQLEEAALVDLLIPSYYNKNETVYDIDLVRRLLEHFLVQEQTESSSPNQGSFTKIKILDSARPVSNYNAKMRVAKLVDSYLTEVSRDRNLSLSKFQVLAEALPESSRMCHDGLYRAVDSFLKAHPTMTEHERKRLCRIMDCKKLSVDACMHAAQNERLPIRVVLQVLFSEQVKLSNAVSKNNSKESAEVNIYQPLMISNGKTLLEGTPQSFQEDWATAKKDLNTLKFELECVKSQYLELEKNMEMLQRKFDKGSKPKQTTTWTTGWKKLRKLAKMTEINDPRSQVPNEEQTKKATRRWRNSIS, from the exons ATGTGGGATGCTGAAGCCGAATTCGAACCCGATCGTGATCATCTGAATGAAGTCCTTTCGACTAGCAATACAGGAGTGAAGATTGATGGATTTGTGCAAAAAGGCCAGTCTTG GTACGTTGCAACTGATATTCCCAGTGATCTTTTTGTCCAGATTGGAGATATCAGTTTCCATTTACACAAG TATCCTTTTATTACAAGAAGTGGGACAATGAACAGGATCATATACAAATCATGCGGCGAAACCATGAACAAGATGGTTCTTGACGACATTCCAGGAGGGCCTGAATCTTTCGAACTTGCAGCAAAATTCTGCTACGGAATAGCAGTAGATTTAACCGCGAATAATATATCCAGCCTAAGATGTGCGGCCGAGTACTTAGAAATGACAGAAGATCTGGAAGAAGGCAATCTCATATTCAAGACCGAAGCTTTTCTCAACTATGTGGTTCTATCTTCTTGGAGGGATTCAATAATAGTATTGAAAAATTGCGAAATTCTCTCCCCTTGGGCCGGAAATCTCCAAATTGTTCGAAGATGTAGCGAATCCATCGCGTGGAAAGCTTGTGCAAATCCTAAAGGTGTTAAATGGCAGTATACCGGGAAACATCCTAGATCAGTTTCCAGTCCGAGATGGAATTCGAGCCCGAGTAGGAACACGCAAGTGCCGCCGGATTGGTGGATTGAGGACGTGTCGATACTGAGGATCGATCATTTTGTTCGTGTAATAAATGCGATTAAGGTAAAGGGTATGAGGCATGAGTTGATTGGAGCTGCTATAATGCAATATTCCGCCAAATGGCTGCCTTGTACGATTCAAGAGAATCCGATTTCGAGGTCCGGGGGCAATGGCAATAGCAGCAACTGGAAAGACGGGCTACTACACATGATAGTTTCGGGTTCGAAAGACAGTATAGCACCAAGTCAGGCTAAGGATCAGAGAATGATTCTTGAAAGTCTGACAAGTATTATTCCACCACAGAGAGACAGTGTTTCCTGCAGCTTCCTTCTCCGGATGCTTCAATTGGCAAACATGTCCAACATGGCTCCGGCATTGGTGACCGAACTGGAAAAGCGTGTCGGTATGCAGCTCGAAGAAGCAGCATTGGTCGATCTGCTGATACCTAGTTATTACAACAAGAATGAGACAGTATACGATATCGACCTTGTTCGGAGGCTTTTGGAGCATTTTCTGGTTCAAGAACAGACGGAAAGCTCAAGCCCAAATCAAGGTTCGtttacaaaaattaaaattttagattcGGCTCGACCAGTGAGTAATTATAATGCCAAGATGAGGGTCGCAAAGCTCGTCGACAGTTATCTCACCGAGGTCTCGAGAGACAGGAATCTGTCACTGTCCAAATTCCAGGTCCTGGCCGAGGCCCTGCCCGAGTCATCGAGAATGTGCCACGATGGATTGTACCGAGCAGTCGACTCCTTTCTTAAG GCGCATCCAACAATGACGGAGCACGAAAGGAAGAGGCTCTGCCGGATAATGGACTGCAAGAAACTCTCCGTCGATGCATGCATGCACGCCGCGCAAAACGAGAGACTCCCCATCAGAGTCGTGCTGCAAGTCCTCTTCTCCGAGCAAGTGAAGCTAAGCAACGCCGTATCCAAAAACAATTCAAAAGAATCCGCGGAAGTCAACATCTACCAGCCCTTGATGATCTCGAACGGAAAAACACTACTCGAAGGAACTCCACAGTCGTTTCAAGAGGACTGGGCGACGGCGAAAAAGGACTTAAATACTCTAAAATTCGAACTCGAATGTGTTAAGAGTCAATATCTTGAACTCGAGAAGAATATGGAAATGCTACAAAGAAAGTTCGATAAGGGGAGTAAACCGAAGCAAACAACAACTTGGACCACAGGGTGGAAGAAGCTGAGAAAGTTAGCTAAGATGACAGAAATTAATGATCCGAGGTCTCAGGTGCCGAATGAAGAACAGACTAAAAAGGCAACACGAAGATGGAGGAATTCGATTTCTTGA
- the LOC142526560 gene encoding serine/threonine-protein kinase PEPKR2-like: MDCLGKKRKGVEISAECEKVSEEQTQLTILWSHLSLEDYSRRKKKCKEVVVSKIVDSSQSVINVVATAPACGTSSLEHPGRGLKRKIGCIDSSTRLGRKKKIDQDYELAKTLGKGKFGSVLLCRSKATGEEFACKILRKGEEIVHREVEIMQHLSGHPGVVTLKAVYEDAESFHLVMELCSGGRLLDQMAKCGLYSEQKAANIIKELILAVRYCHEMGVVHRDIKPENILLTTSGQVKLADFGLAVRILDGVSLTGVVGSPAYVAPEVLVGDYSEKVDIWSAGILLHALLVGILPFKGDSLETLFEAIKKEKLDFSGGIWETISQPARDLLSGMLTRSISTRFTANEVLRHPWISFYTEPMINTITLKTKIKNHSRSTSRHLTSDRLESEREQITSFNTLSDYSNPALVSGSSTEIGEDDNGLVDVLAAAISHVRISEPKRSRICSPSRPIQQECSSNLKSSNLCKAF, from the exons ATGGATTGCCTTGGGAAGAAGAGGAAAGGGGTCGAGATCTCAGCAGAATGTGAAAAGGTTTCTGAGGAACAAACGCAATTGACAATTCTTTGGTCACATTTGTCACTGGAAGATTATTCGAGAAGGAAAAAGAAGTGCAAGGAAGTTGTTGTCTCAAAAATTGTTGATTCAAGTCAAAGTGTTATTAATGTAGTCGCCACTGCCCCAGCATGTGGGACATCAAGTTTGGAACATCCAGGTAGAGGTCTTAAGAGGAAGATTGGATGCATTGATTCATCAACTCGATTGGGTAGGAAGAAGAAGATTGACCAGGACTATGAATTGGCTAAAACATTAGGAAAGGGAAAGTTTGGGTCGGTGTTGTTGTGTAGGAGCAAGGCCACTGGGGAGGAGTTTGCTTGCAAGATTTTGCGTAAAGGGGAGGAGATTGTGCATCGGGAAGTGGAGATAATGCAGCATCTTTCGGGTCACCCCGGTGTTGTGACATTGAAAGCAGTATATGAAGATGCTGAATCTTTCCATCTAGTAATGGAACTTTGCTCTGGGGGACGTTTACTTGATCAGATGGCTAAATGTGGCTTGTATTCTGAGCAGAAGGCTGCTAACATAATCAAGGAACTGATACTGGCCGTAAGATACTGCCATGAGATGGGGGTTGTTCACAGGGATATAAAGCCTGAAAATATCCTTCTGACAACTTCTGGACAAGTGAAACTCGCGGACTTTGGATTAGCTGTCAGAATTTTGGACG GTGTGAGCTTGACTGGAGTAGTTGGAAGTCCTGCCTATGTTGCTCCAGAAGTTCTCGTGGGTGATTACTCAGAGAAGGTTGATATCTGGAGTGCTGGCATCCTGCTTCACGCGCTTTTGGTTGGTATCCTTCCATTTAAAGGAGATTCCTTGGAAACGTTGTTCGAGGCTATCAAGAAAGAAAAACTAGATTTTAGTGGTGGTATATGGGAAACAATATCTCAACCTGCTCGGGATCTGCTCTCTGGAATGTTGACACGAAGTATCTCGACGAGGTTCACTGCGAATGAAGTCTTAA GACATCCGTGGATTTCATTCTACACAGAACCGATGATTAACACCATAACTCTCAAAACAAAGATAAAGAACCATTCAAGATCCACTTCGAGACATCTAACATCCGATAGACTAGAGTCCGAGAGAGAGCAAATAACGTCCTTCAACACTCTTAGTGACTACTCTAATCCCGCTTTAGTTTCTGGTAGTTCTACTGAAATAGGTGAAGATGACAATGGACTGGTTGACGTTCTAGCAGCGGCAATTTCACATGTTCGAATATCTGAGCCAAAAAGAAGCAGGATATGCAGCCCCTCGAGACCCATCCAGCAGGAGTGTTCCTCTAACTTGAAGAGTAGCAACCTCTGTAAAGCATTTTGA